Within the Zea mays cultivar B73 chromosome 10, Zm-B73-REFERENCE-NAM-5.0, whole genome shotgun sequence genome, the region atcaccaaaaagggggagattgaaagggaattaggcttacacctagttcctaaataattttggtggttgaattgcccaacacaaatattggactgactagtttgctctagtgtataagttatacaggtgcaaaaggttcacatctagccaataaaaagaccaagtgttggattcaacaaaggagcaataaggcaaccgagggcacctctggctgggggcaccggactgtccggtgtgcaccggacagtgtccggtgcgcccgtagacttcgttttctacccttcgccctcgggaattcgcggaggccggcgcgctataattcaccggactgtccggtgtgcaccggacatgtccggtgcgccaacgaaccgcggcctccggaactcgtcagcctcgggttttcacgacagccgctccgctataattcaccggactgtccggtgtgcaccggactgtccggtgtgccagcggagcaacggctctctgcgcccaacggtcgactctgacagtaaacagtgcagaacagtacacgcggcaggagtcagagcagaggatcagagaggcaccggactgtccggtgtgcaccggactgtccggtgccacatgaggacaaaagcctccaacggtcgaccggctCCAATCACAAcggctaggatgacgtggctggcgcaccggacatgtccggtgtgcaccggactgtccggtgcgcccatcgccagcagacttcatcaacggctagtttttggatggtggctataaataccaccccaaccggccacttcaaggggagggagtccaagcaacattccaagtcatctagttgacatactcaagccctcccaaccatctatattcattgatccatcctatacacaagatctagcccactacaaccaacacaagtgccacaaaagagagagcaagcaattgagagctactcaattgagtttagccctagtgccttgtgagatccattgagagatagtgtgtgcttcatctttgtgttcatttgtgcgtggagttttgactcccattcaaacttcctccaaagttttggaggcttgtaaaagctagcaagagacaccaaagattgtggtggtccttgtgggatcgagagtgatccttgagaagaagaagagctcgccgatccttgtgtgatcgggagagagggaaagggttgaaaaagacccgtccttaagtggactcctcaacggggactaggccttcgagggccgaacctcggtaaaacaaatcacccgtgttcattgtgcttttgcttgtgatttgtttgctttcccttactctaagttctcttgcactattcttcgctcatatcatttggtgttgcttcaagttaaaatcttatTTAagagaagcaacactccgcaagaaaagaacttgagttagtgctctttttcatctaagctttcttgctttgttatcatagaattattagttgtattgatttatcacttccgcattatttgaaagctatactctttactagcaagaacttagtttttatactccgaaaatagttcatcttgttctaaccactaatcaaaggatctagttgggggataaagttttaattttcaggtttcgcctatccaccccccctctaggcgactttcactgtcCGATCTGCATACAGTCCTTTGGGAACCAGCCGATCTGCATACAGTCATCAGTGGGCAGTGGTTTCTTTTCAGCTCTCGGTATCTCAACCCAAGTCCCAAGGTAGCTGTAGTTAAGCTCACTGTCTAAGACGGAAAAGTTAgccacatcatcacatagtgGATTAAGATTAACCTACAACACATTCCTGAGAGTTCTTCGTGGACTGTATACTTTTGCTTCCTGGAGATTGTATTTTCTATTCGTGTTGTCTAACTAATCTGGCTTTTTAATTCTACAAACCGAAGCATCTGATAGAGTGAGGACAATCATTACCTACTGCTAGGTGGCTCAAATGGTTGGTTCATTCAGTTCGTTGTGTGTGATGTCACAGTGGAATCATAAAATTGTCGTCTATGGTGCAATGATTGTACAACATTCTGGCTTAGTTTACATTAACTTGATTCATAACTTAGGTTACACATCTGAAAGTGCAGGTACATATGGTGTGGGTTATTCTGGAGACTTGGCTGGTCATGAGAGTAACAATGCAAGTCCAACTCGTGATAGTGGAGAATCATTGAACCCAAGTGGTCCAATTCGTGATGGTGGAGACTCATCTACTCGAAGTGGTGCAAGAAGGAAGAGAGGGCGCATGATGATGGAAGATGAGGATCCATTGATATGCACTGTCACTGAAGCTTTTAAGACT harbors:
- the LOC118473528 gene encoding uncharacterized protein, coding for MIVQHSGLVYINLIHNLGYTSESAGTYGVGYSGDLAGHESNNASPTRDSGESLNPSGPIRDGGDSSTRSGARRKRGRMMMEDEDPLICTVTEAFKTLSDAIKQSAAQPRPIIPPNLWTMMKQIPVFEREHIAHYYGYLCENPALAYAFLEMGLDDQMVWVSRYIKTHLSD